In a single window of the Bactrocera dorsalis isolate Fly_Bdor chromosome 2, ASM2337382v1, whole genome shotgun sequence genome:
- the LOC105226632 gene encoding uncharacterized protein LOC105226632 isoform X3: MVFFRQNIVWLSLVTLLIAFHVEADYDNTPQPSEEDNSSSEATIEDSNESRNKRSIEATNVDNNNKGGDGKSMARAGIPGLPDPTTILKVAEILQALGEKVVPILVEAIG; this comes from the exons atggTATTCTTCAGGCAAAATATTGTGTGGCTTAGTTTAGTGACACTACTGATAGCCTTTCATGTGGAAGCTGAT TACGACAATACACCACAACCATCCGAAGAAGACAATTCATCCTCAGAAGCAACCATTGAGGATTCAAACGAATCGCGTAACAAGCGATCTATAGAAGCTACAAATGTCGATAATAACAACAAGGGAGGGGATGGAAAGTCAATGGCAAGGGCTGGTATACCAGGATTACCTGATCCCACGACAATACTCAAAGTCGCAGAAATCTTACAAGCTTTGGGTGAGAAAGTTGTACCGATTCTTGTTGAAG ctATTGGATAA
- the LOC105226632 gene encoding uncharacterized protein LOC105226632 isoform X4, translated as MVFFRQNIVWLSLVTLLIAFHVEADYDNTPQPSEEDNSSSEATIEDSNESRNKRSIEATNVDNNNKGGDGKSMARAGIPGLPDPTTILKVAEILQALAIG; from the exons atggTATTCTTCAGGCAAAATATTGTGTGGCTTAGTTTAGTGACACTACTGATAGCCTTTCATGTGGAAGCTGAT TACGACAATACACCACAACCATCCGAAGAAGACAATTCATCCTCAGAAGCAACCATTGAGGATTCAAACGAATCGCGTAACAAGCGATCTATAGAAGCTACAAATGTCGATAATAACAACAAGGGAGGGGATGGAAAGTCAATGGCAAGGGCTGGTATACCAGGATTACCTGATCCCACGACAATACTCAAAGTCGCAGAAATCTTACAAGCTTTGG ctATTGGATAA
- the LOC105226632 gene encoding uncharacterized protein LOC105226632 isoform X1 has product MVFFRQNIVWLSLVTLLIAFHVEADYDNTPQPSEEDNSSSEATIEDSNESRNKRSIEATNVDNNNKGGDGKSMARAGIPGLPDPTTILKVAEILQALGEKVVPILVEGNSVANLVAERLDKNYAFLKDLKSEIDSLTYQTKSM; this is encoded by the exons atggTATTCTTCAGGCAAAATATTGTGTGGCTTAGTTTAGTGACACTACTGATAGCCTTTCATGTGGAAGCTGAT TACGACAATACACCACAACCATCCGAAGAAGACAATTCATCCTCAGAAGCAACCATTGAGGATTCAAACGAATCGCGTAACAAGCGATCTATAGAAGCTACAAATGTCGATAATAACAACAAGGGAGGGGATGGAAAGTCAATGGCAAGGGCTGGTATACCAGGATTACCTGATCCCACGACAATACTCAAAGTCGCAGAAATCTTACAAGCTTTGGGTGAGAAAGTTGTACCGATTCTTGTTGAAGGTAATTCTGTGGCAAACCTTGTAGCGGAAAGGTTAGACAAAAACTATGCATTCTTAAAAGATTTAAAATCAGAAATAGATTCTTTGACATATCAAACGAAGTCAATGTAG
- the LOC105226632 gene encoding uncharacterized protein LOC105226632 isoform X2: protein MVFFRQNIVWLSLVTLLIAFHVEADYDNTPQPSEEDNSSSEATIEDSNESRNKRSIEATNVDNNNKGGDGKSMARAGIPGLPDPTTILKVAEILQALGEKVVPILVEGNSVANLVAESYWIMTF from the exons atggTATTCTTCAGGCAAAATATTGTGTGGCTTAGTTTAGTGACACTACTGATAGCCTTTCATGTGGAAGCTGAT TACGACAATACACCACAACCATCCGAAGAAGACAATTCATCCTCAGAAGCAACCATTGAGGATTCAAACGAATCGCGTAACAAGCGATCTATAGAAGCTACAAATGTCGATAATAACAACAAGGGAGGGGATGGAAAGTCAATGGCAAGGGCTGGTATACCAGGATTACCTGATCCCACGACAATACTCAAAGTCGCAGAAATCTTACAAGCTTTGGGTGAGAAAGTTGTACCGATTCTTGTTGAAGGTAATTCTGTGGCAAACCTTGTAGCGGAAAG ctATTGGATAATGACATTCTAG